The segment tttatttaaatgtattaaaatgctttttgaagcAATGCTTGTTTTTTATGTTGAGATGATGAAAACATAAGTGTGTGTTTTGTCATagtaaatctttaatacattttttttttttaaataaagcatttcCAATTAACATCTTTTCCTGATTCTTTGGAAACATATAGTATTGCAAGTTAAAAACACCCCAGAGTTTAAGGTCTTTCACAGATATtacaacagattttttttaaaaatgaatgaagttaatttttaaaaaaagtagtgCAATGTGAACATTGATCATAAGGCATATACCATTCAATAATTCATTAACAAACTTTACATTCTTCTTAAACTTAAAACAAAATGTGGGCAGTTAAAAGCAGTCCACCATGTGCAACTGAGATTGATTTGTCGGTGGGTTAACCACCATGAAGTGGAACTGGCTGAACCCAGGAAGCTTGTTACAAGCAGCACCTTTTGGACAAAACAAAGAAAGGTATTGACAATACATTTCATGATTCTTATAACACTTTGTATTCTCATTCTGAATAAGAAACAAACATGATACATTAGCATTTACCATATCCACCAGTAGTATTGGCACAAATAAGAGCTCCAAAGAATTTGGGGTAGTACTTCTTAATTCTGGAGATGGCTATTTCACAGGCAGTAGTGGGTTGGTTTCCATTTCTCATTAAATCAACAGCTAGAAAACTTTGACaccacccccccaaaaaaaatacatttttaataaaaggtTTCACATCTATATAATCACACATTCCATCAATGCAGTTCATATACCAGTTTGTTTTCTGCTGATGCTAATAAAATGATCTCTTAAGAATGGTGATTACCTAGGAAGGAAACGCATCATGATGTCTCCATCCCCTGTGGCAGCCGCTCCCCCCGCTGTGCTGTCGGCATAAGCCCCAGCTCCAGCCACTGGTGAATCACCTACACGACTACAGATCAGCATGCATATAGTTTACTAATGCTCTGTTGATAAGGGACTGGAAACCCATTTCTGTCACTACTGAACAACAGCAAAGCTAAAATCGCAGTGAAGTTTCTTGAGGTTctgtttttcttcttattttaaACACTAATGCATTCTGACTTCAACAGGACACCTGAGACACACTGACAAGCTGTCATACTCACCCTGGTATTTTATGTGTTGCTCCATTGGTGGACGTTGCAGCAGCCACCTGTCCGTTCTTACCAATCACGACCATTCCTAATCAAAATTACTGGTAAGAATGTAACATCATCTAAGATCATATGCATCAATGAATTGAATCAAGCAGAGGTTTTCAAATATGTCCTCAAGGCATTCAGCCCATTTATCATGCTTCCtttttattatgtaaattaaaACTAATGAGCTTGATACTCTGTGGACCCAAGTCCAAGTCTGCATTAACAAAAACATATGCACCAacagatctatctatctatctatctatctatctagactTTACATCAAATAAACATAATCTTAAGATGAATATTACCAATTGTGTCATGAGAACTGGGGTCAAAATTTCCCTTTGGATGCTTTGGCCCCCAGGACTTGGCTTTGGGCTTGTATGGCCTACATGATTGGGAAGGGTTTGGAGAAACATTCTGTAAAATTAAAAGgcaaaacaaacacataactgaTCTAGCTTCAAATTATGTTTTGATCTGGGACACAGAACAAAGTTGTTTTTATGACTTTAAAGCTTTAAAATTAGCATTACATAAGCAAGACTATCCATTTTTCATGTTATTCCCTGATTTGCTTTATCCACCTTAAAGTTTCCTGGGAAATTCTGATTTTTGAAGATCTGATTAATATAGCCAACAACCCTTACAGTTTAATCTGAGtttgaaaacacaaaaaataatgtattcagtgcattgttacacaTATTTCCATAGGGCTTTGATTGTGCCAATAGCAGAATGTTGGAATCAACCATTGTATTCTTCATAAATCTCACTATGCATTATTCATTGCTTTTGTTTCACGGTGCATATTTTCTTGTCAGTGATTACACTGATATCCTTCCAAAACTTCTCAGCAAAGTCTGCATGAATTGAGGTAAATATGACTCTCTGCTTCTCAGTGTAAACCAAGTCTCATGAAGCACAAGGAATTCTGGTTCTAACCATAATACTGActgaaactttattttatttgtattaaaaaaaaaaaatctttcaaaaGGTTGAAGTATATCAAAACGGTTTATCTGCAACAGATCATCTTCTAAACCCATGTTTGAAGTTGCCAAAGGTGCTTAAGAACTTTAAAGGTAAACCCCGCAGTGATGATTACACCGAGGTTCCTGGTTTTAGGACTCACCTTTCTATAGTTTGGTTGACAATCCTGCTGCAACCACTTGGAGAAAATAGCTATTGATTTGTTAGTTGATAAGTCCTCAGACCTGAAGCCCATGTTTTGTGCAAAGATTGTGGCTGCATGAAGACATAAAAAAGTTTCTTTTCAGTTCTACTAAACTTCATACAACAGGAGAGATTTGAACAAACTGAATCACATAGTAGAGCTGTTTTAAACAAGCATTAGACACAGGAAAGAGCGAAAATGGAACATGGGAGGCTTACTCAGCCTTTTTTATTGTAATGTGAATGTTAAGCAGCCATGCATATAGAAAGAAAGCTGTTTAAGTACTCTattatataattcattttaattaagagAGGAGATGGAATTAATAGAATGGCTCAAGTTATGTATACTTTAAGCTGATATAAAATCTGAACAGGCCTCCAGTGTCTACACATAATATAGAGAAAGAAATAGTTGAAGAGAACTTTTTAATACTCAAATCACACCATGTGTGATAACA is part of the Megalobrama amblycephala isolate DHTTF-2021 linkage group LG23, ASM1881202v1, whole genome shotgun sequence genome and harbors:
- the aga gene encoding N(4)-(beta-N-acetylglucosaminyl)-L-asparaginase isoform X1, whose protein sequence is MSIGYCNMIQRVFVIICLLPLNQADLPLVINTWHFKDAARVAWSTLQKGGSVLDAVEMGCAQCELEQCDGSVGFGGSPDERGETTLDAMIMNGDTMEVGAVGDLRRVKNAVGVARAVMEYTEHTFIVGESATIFAQNMGFRSEDLSTNKSIAIFSKWLQQDCQPNYRKNVSPNPSQSCRPYKPKAKSWGPKHPKGNFDPSSHDTIGMVVIGKNGQVAAATSTNGATHKIPGRVGDSPVAGAGAYADSTAGGAAATGDGDIMMRFLPSFLAVDLMRNGNQPTTACEIAISRIKKYYPKFFGALICANTTGGYGAACNKLPGFSQFHFMVVNPPTNQSQLHMVDCF
- the aga gene encoding N(4)-(beta-N-acetylglucosaminyl)-L-asparaginase isoform X2, which encodes MGCAQCELEQCDGSVGFGGSPDERGETTLDAMIMNGDTMEVGAVGDLRRVKNAVGVARAVMEYTEHTFIVGESATIFAQNMGFRSEDLSTNKSIAIFSKWLQQDCQPNYRKNVSPNPSQSCRPYKPKAKSWGPKHPKGNFDPSSHDTIGMVVIGKNGQVAAATSTNGATHKIPGRVGDSPVAGAGAYADSTAGGAAATGDGDIMMRFLPSFLAVDLMRNGNQPTTACEIAISRIKKYYPKFFGALICANTTGGYGAACNKLPGFSQFHFMVVNPPTNQSQLHMVDCF